A genomic window from Streptomyces mirabilis includes:
- a CDS encoding IS6 family transposase — translation MDAGSPSYKGFRYPAEIIAHCVWLYHRFPLSFREVEELMLARGVIVSYETIRQWCAKFGPAYAAGLRRRKPRAGDKWHLDNVFVKINGERRYLWRAVDQDGNVLDVLVQSRRDAKAARRFMAKLMKKQCRIPRALVTDKLRSYGVAHRELMRSVEHRQSKYLNNRAENSHQPTRQRERAMKGFRSPTNAQKFLSVFSAVSPHFRPRRHLLTAPDYRAEMTIRFTIWNKITGVPAAP, via the coding sequence TTGGACGCGGGGTCGCCGTCGTATAAGGGGTTCCGGTACCCGGCGGAGATCATTGCCCACTGCGTGTGGCTGTATCACCGCTTCCCGCTGAGCTTCCGCGAGGTTGAGGAGCTCATGCTCGCCCGCGGCGTGATCGTCTCCTACGAGACGATCCGCCAGTGGTGCGCCAAGTTCGGACCCGCGTACGCGGCCGGGCTGCGCCGCCGAAAGCCCCGGGCCGGTGACAAGTGGCACCTGGACAATGTGTTCGTAAAGATCAACGGCGAGCGGCGGTACCTGTGGCGCGCGGTCGACCAGGACGGCAACGTGCTGGACGTCCTTGTCCAGAGCAGGCGCGACGCCAAGGCCGCCAGGCGGTTCATGGCCAAGCTGATGAAGAAGCAGTGCCGGATACCGCGGGCTCTGGTCACCGACAAGCTCCGCAGCTACGGCGTCGCCCACCGCGAGCTGATGCGCTCCGTCGAGCACCGGCAGTCCAAGTACCTGAACAACCGGGCGGAGAACTCCCACCAGCCGACCCGCCAGCGCGAACGCGCCATGAAGGGCTTCCGCTCACCCACCAACGCCCAGAAATTCCTCTCGGTGTTCAGCGCCGTCTCGCCACACTTCCGGCCCCGCCGCCACCTTCTGACCGCCCCCGACTACCGCGCCGAGATGACCATCCGCTTCACGATCTGGAACAAGATCACAGGCGTACCTGCGGCACCCTGA
- a CDS encoding ABC transporter ATP-binding protein: MEPVLEVNGLHVEYRSDGRTVVGADDVSFSIGAGEIFGLAGESGCGKSTIANAVMRLLKPPAEITAGSIRFQGGDVLALDPRELRAFRWREIAMVFQSAMNSLNPVLTIGEQIVDIFTTHEKLKKRLARERAGELLQLVGIDPGRLKAYPHQLSGGMRQRVVIAMAVALHPRLLIMDEPTTALDVVVQQEIMAQIRDLQRELGFSILFITHDMSLMIELSDRMGVMYGGRIVELANAKDLFAGPLHPYTEALMNAFPPLTGPRQELTGLFDAPRTADSCGFHVRCPEDRSDCSMNIPDLREIAPGRWVAQSAQGAPR; encoded by the coding sequence ATGGAACCCGTACTTGAGGTGAACGGCCTGCACGTCGAATACCGCAGCGACGGACGCACCGTCGTGGGCGCCGACGACGTCTCCTTCTCCATCGGCGCCGGAGAGATCTTCGGCCTCGCCGGGGAGTCCGGCTGCGGCAAGTCGACCATCGCCAACGCCGTGATGCGGCTGCTGAAGCCCCCGGCGGAGATCACCGCCGGCAGCATCCGCTTCCAGGGCGGAGACGTCCTCGCCCTGGACCCACGGGAGCTGCGCGCCTTCCGGTGGCGGGAGATCGCCATGGTCTTCCAGTCGGCGATGAACTCCCTCAACCCCGTCCTGACCATCGGCGAGCAGATCGTCGACATCTTCACCACCCACGAGAAGCTCAAGAAGCGGCTCGCGCGGGAGCGGGCCGGCGAGCTGCTTCAGCTGGTCGGCATCGACCCGGGAAGGCTGAAGGCGTACCCGCACCAGCTCTCCGGCGGCATGCGCCAGCGCGTGGTCATCGCCATGGCCGTCGCACTCCACCCCCGGCTGCTGATCATGGACGAGCCGACCACCGCGCTCGACGTGGTCGTGCAGCAGGAGATCATGGCGCAGATCCGCGACCTCCAGCGGGAGCTGGGCTTCTCCATCCTCTTCATCACCCACGACATGTCCCTGATGATCGAGCTGTCGGACCGCATGGGCGTGATGTACGGCGGACGGATCGTCGAACTCGCCAACGCCAAGGACCTGTTCGCGGGGCCGCTCCACCCCTACACCGAGGCGCTGATGAACGCCTTCCCGCCGCTGACCGGCCCGCGCCAAGAGCTCACCGGCCTCTTCGACGCCCCGCGCACCGCCGACAGTTGCGGCTTCCACGTCCGCTGTCCCGAGGACCGCTCGGACTGCTCCATGAACATCCCCGACCTACGCGAGATCGCCCCCGGCCGGTGGGTGGCCCAGAGTGCCCAGGGAGCCCCGCGATGA
- a CDS encoding ATP-binding cassette domain-containing protein codes for MTQPLLSVRGLTKDFQVGTVFSRRRVRAVNDVSFDLPAGRITALVGESGSGKSTIARCLARLEQPSAGQVLLDGQDILRTEPRRASRVYRRKVQMVFQDPFGSLNPVHRIEHFLTRALVLHGRHATPEALRELMTTVGLTEDMLQSYPHELSGGQRQRVSIARALAVEPRLILADEPTSMLDVSVRVGVLNLMRRLRDERNIAMLYITHDLGSARYLADTTMVMFAGELVEGGDALAVMDAPAHPYTRLLLSAVPDPERAGSYDPVERAKLREAILHPTSCPYGDDGACSRTEPVRHIVGENDGQPHWVRCHLRAPASDIARRVLKATDRPDGEATEEAETTAA; via the coding sequence ATGACCCAGCCCCTGCTGTCCGTACGCGGTCTGACCAAGGACTTCCAGGTCGGCACCGTCTTCTCCCGGCGCCGCGTCCGAGCCGTCAACGACGTCTCCTTCGACCTGCCGGCCGGACGGATCACCGCCCTGGTCGGCGAGTCCGGCAGCGGCAAGTCCACCATCGCCCGCTGCCTCGCCCGCCTCGAACAGCCCTCCGCCGGACAGGTACTGCTCGACGGCCAGGACATCCTGCGCACCGAGCCGCGCCGGGCATCACGGGTGTACCGCCGCAAGGTCCAGATGGTCTTCCAGGACCCCTTCGGCTCACTCAACCCCGTGCACCGCATCGAGCACTTCCTCACCCGCGCCCTCGTCCTGCACGGCCGCCACGCCACCCCCGAGGCGCTGCGCGAGCTGATGACGACGGTCGGCCTGACCGAGGACATGCTCCAGTCCTACCCGCACGAGCTCTCCGGCGGCCAGCGTCAGCGCGTCTCCATCGCGCGCGCGTTGGCGGTGGAACCGCGCCTCATCCTGGCCGACGAACCGACGTCGATGCTGGACGTCTCCGTGCGTGTCGGCGTGCTCAACCTGATGCGGCGCCTGCGCGACGAGCGGAACATCGCCATGCTCTACATCACCCACGACCTGGGCTCCGCCCGCTACCTCGCGGACACCACCATGGTCATGTTCGCCGGCGAACTCGTCGAGGGCGGCGACGCACTGGCCGTCATGGACGCCCCCGCCCACCCCTACACCCGCCTACTGCTGTCCGCCGTACCCGACCCCGAACGGGCCGGCAGCTACGACCCCGTCGAACGAGCCAAGCTCCGCGAGGCGATCCTCCACCCCACGTCCTGCCCCTACGGCGACGACGGCGCGTGCAGTCGCACCGAGCCCGTCCGCCACATCGTCGGCGAGAACGACGGACAGCCCCACTGGGTGCGCTGCCATCTGCGCGCACCCGCCTCCGACATCGCCCGCCGCGTCCTGAAGGCCACCGACCGGCCGGACGGCGAGGCCACCGAGGAAGCGGAGACCACCGCCGCATGA
- a CDS encoding DUF6234 family protein: protein MTKTALAPERRRPWSRRTPLGPDLALAIPLFLVETAWLVVDSVLGLGMEVWAAQGNQAQVDTASLAYMGRVRVLLVTVLILAVLAGLFRAPGTVIAHLLVALLAAGVLGHVQQQWDHDHAPPAGCIRYSANC, encoded by the coding sequence ATGACGAAGACCGCTTTAGCGCCGGAACGCCGACGCCCCTGGTCGCGCCGAACACCCCTGGGCCCGGACCTTGCTCTCGCGATCCCGCTGTTCCTGGTGGAGACCGCGTGGCTGGTGGTGGACTCGGTGCTTGGTCTCGGCATGGAGGTATGGGCGGCGCAGGGCAACCAAGCGCAAGTCGACACGGCCAGCCTCGCGTACATGGGCAGGGTGCGGGTACTGCTAGTCACCGTACTTATTCTGGCAGTTCTCGCGGGACTCTTCCGTGCCCCCGGGACGGTGATCGCGCACCTGCTGGTGGCTCTCCTGGCCGCCGGGGTGCTCGGGCACGTGCAGCAGCAGTGGGATCACGATCATGCCCCGCCAGCCGGGTGCATCCGCTATAGCGCGAACTGCTGA
- a CDS encoding DUF6959 family protein has product MSASDVRLDGAMERVEAELFTDGGNNAVVRLPPRRFPGVLIQGDSLSVIRSEVAEVLEACDQGDLAGARETAGLLLADFDELLARYTAALDAHQILRPY; this is encoded by the coding sequence ATGTCAGCTAGTGATGTCAGGTTGGATGGTGCGATGGAACGTGTTGAGGCAGAGCTGTTCACGGACGGTGGGAACAACGCTGTGGTGCGCCTGCCTCCGCGCCGGTTCCCCGGCGTCTTGATCCAGGGTGACTCCCTCTCCGTCATCCGCAGCGAAGTTGCCGAAGTCCTTGAAGCCTGCGACCAGGGCGACCTCGCCGGGGCACGGGAAACCGCCGGCCTTCTGCTGGCTGACTTCGACGAGTTGCTGGCGCGGTACACCGCCGCGCTGGATGCCCACCAGATCCTGCGGCCGTACTGA
- a CDS encoding DUF6193 family natural product biosynthesis protein, whose translation MTDIVEAAWPKILATAGEHTRPEGLPLLGPFTKMVQVAYAEPQLRQLCPWAGMWELHFSRCTGFRPTWDIPYIGTLTDGRYYVEGPHRNSPRIAETDSAQAAVAMVIERLPPGCGPAFAGTAEELAAYERKADPSGSKSR comes from the coding sequence GTGACCGACATCGTTGAAGCTGCCTGGCCCAAGATCCTGGCAACCGCCGGGGAGCACACCCGGCCGGAGGGTTTGCCGCTCCTGGGGCCGTTCACCAAGATGGTGCAGGTGGCCTACGCCGAGCCGCAGCTTCGTCAGCTCTGCCCGTGGGCGGGTATGTGGGAGCTGCACTTCAGCAGGTGCACGGGGTTCCGTCCCACCTGGGACATCCCCTACATCGGCACTCTGACGGACGGCCGGTACTACGTCGAGGGACCGCATCGCAACAGCCCGCGGATCGCCGAAACGGACAGCGCGCAGGCCGCCGTAGCCATGGTCATCGAGCGACTACCACCAGGCTGCGGTCCGGCCTTTGCGGGAACCGCCGAGGAGCTGGCGGCTTACGAGAGGAAGGCGGACCCGAGTGGGAGCAAGAGTCGATGA
- a CDS encoding class I SAM-dependent methyltransferase, whose translation MKILSPRALRALEQFNAAYPWDHNAHYHRWILRQLPRRFNRALDIGSGSGDLARLLVGRAAAVKGIDSDPAITAQAQKLTPAALAVTFTVADAMAEFPADSYDVITCVATIHHLPFTQVLTCFRRHLAPGGTLVIVGLSHAQTPVDHLLGALAIPANAAMGWLKNKGRPSPRPVSMTAPTRPADMTFDDIVRETRNVLPGARLRRRLFWRYTLVWHHR comes from the coding sequence ATGAAGATTCTGTCGCCTCGCGCGCTGCGGGCTCTTGAACAGTTCAATGCCGCCTACCCCTGGGATCACAACGCCCACTACCACCGCTGGATCCTGCGGCAGCTGCCGAGACGCTTCAACCGGGCCCTGGACATCGGCTCTGGAAGCGGTGACCTCGCAAGGCTTCTGGTCGGCCGTGCTGCCGCCGTGAAGGGAATCGATTCCGATCCGGCGATCACCGCTCAGGCCCAGAAGCTGACTCCAGCTGCGCTCGCAGTGACTTTCACCGTCGCGGATGCGATGGCCGAGTTCCCCGCCGACTCGTACGACGTCATCACGTGCGTCGCCACAATCCACCACCTGCCGTTCACACAGGTGCTCACCTGTTTCCGCCGCCATCTGGCGCCGGGAGGAACCTTGGTGATCGTCGGACTGTCCCACGCTCAGACCCCTGTAGACCACCTGCTCGGCGCGCTCGCCATCCCGGCCAACGCCGCCATGGGCTGGCTGAAGAACAAGGGCCGTCCCTCGCCCCGGCCCGTCTCCATGACGGCCCCTACTCGCCCAGCGGACATGACCTTCGACGACATCGTCCGTGAAACCAGAAACGTACTTCCCGGCGCACGGCTGCGACGACGGCTGTTCTGGCGCTACACGCTCGTATGGCATCACCGCTGA
- a CDS encoding glycoside hydrolase family 32 protein, producing MSVSRRTLLLAGGTAATLLPLGGILPAAQAATPSAAGATPAATPIPDPIPVTGTWTLTSDGGQKATAGRRGPALALSEQQLAAKGTYAARVTPQSSSAVGALVFRAALDGSTGYAVALDPGRARIRLYDLTGGDTLATAPLPGARTARPYDLEVAVDGPELTVHVDGKRLLHTEDHRHDTGSVGLLAQGGTVTFGPPSVSAVTTNLTGWTTSGGTWTATPLGWRADPSQGTTTRAVTTTQAYDTALQADLLLHDTSAVAELLVRTDEAATRGYGVQVDPGHSRLRLYRIDGNVTLGTYATAIEADAVYRLRVEAEGTELRVHWQTNFLSPDGYSPVITAQDSTHTTGRLAVRASAGAVSFENIAAADLVTSVQGWTARSGTWTPDLRGIRGENGLRTAPFTDGDLVARADITPAGTSSSAGLVLRASANGSGGYEARLEADRNAVVLLDRSSGARLASASGPVRRIASGGTYRVEARATGRTIEVYVDGVRALKTRVSRTRAATVGTTAAHGASYFQNVEVRGTADYFTEPYRPTYHYSQLSGSTSDPNGLVHYDGEYHLFHQDQGRWAHAVSIDLVHWQALPIALPWNEYGNCWSGSAIVDADDTSGLFDGGSGLIAYYTSYHPDKPGGNASVRIAYSKDKGRSWQWHGGSAPTIQNPGGPDAGWTFRDPKVIRDEAHDQWLMVVSGGDHVRFFTSTDLLTWTQVSSFGYGDWVTPGVWECPDFFPLRVDGDENRVKWVLTLSTGAVRATNGSAAQYFTGDWNGISFRPDQSAGATLRADSGRDYYAAMSYYGLVDGRRVWLGWMSNWDYPFSAPTGAWNGQLSIPRELTLTDTADGVRLAQRPIPELSALRTSTTTRKDLSVSPESANPLAGVTGIAYEIEAEITLGTATEIGFKLRADDDQHTTVGYDAEANQLFVDRSEAGLSDFTQYFAGRTTAAMKPASGRVTLRVYVDSSSVEAFGADGQAAVTSLIFPSPAADSMAFYTKGGTAHIESLTVHRLEGTYRLVDQVKPLVATSTGGEFRSDLGNLTITPAGRWSTDSAGRTGTFDQDSNAISARTATDLDLTTLVRLGGPAPDTGGALSLLWRASSDGTNAYCLNIDPDLRVIRLVAKANGFFDDGAALARVPALVRRGTTYPVRILAQGDRIQVFLNGEQIINVTDTTYTNGHIGLNVFGGRAAYQDAYAKEL from the coding sequence ATGAGCGTGTCCCGCCGTACCCTCCTGCTCGCCGGAGGAACCGCCGCCACCCTGCTGCCTCTCGGAGGCATCCTCCCCGCAGCACAGGCCGCCACCCCGAGCGCCGCCGGAGCGACCCCCGCCGCCACCCCGATTCCCGACCCCATCCCCGTCACCGGCACCTGGACCCTCACCTCCGACGGCGGCCAGAAGGCGACCGCCGGCCGTCGCGGGCCCGCCCTCGCCCTGTCCGAGCAGCAACTCGCGGCCAAGGGCACCTACGCGGCCCGCGTCACGCCCCAATCCTCTTCCGCCGTAGGCGCGTTGGTGTTCCGGGCAGCCCTGGACGGCTCGACCGGATACGCGGTCGCCCTCGACCCCGGCCGCGCCCGCATACGGCTCTACGACCTGACCGGCGGCGACACACTCGCCACCGCTCCACTTCCGGGCGCGCGGACCGCAAGACCCTATGACCTCGAAGTGGCGGTCGACGGACCCGAGCTGACGGTGCATGTCGACGGCAAGCGGCTCCTCCACACCGAGGACCACCGCCACGACACCGGCTCGGTGGGCCTGCTCGCCCAGGGCGGCACCGTCACCTTCGGCCCGCCCTCCGTCTCCGCCGTCACCACCAACCTCACCGGCTGGACCACAAGCGGCGGCACCTGGACGGCGACCCCGCTGGGCTGGCGCGCGGACCCGTCCCAGGGAACCACCACCCGCGCCGTCACCACGACCCAGGCATACGACACCGCGCTGCAGGCCGACCTGCTCCTGCACGACACCTCCGCGGTCGCCGAACTGCTGGTGCGTACCGACGAGGCGGCCACCCGCGGCTACGGCGTCCAAGTAGACCCGGGTCACAGCAGGCTGAGGCTCTACCGCATCGACGGGAACGTCACCCTCGGCACGTACGCGACCGCCATCGAGGCCGACGCGGTCTACCGCCTGCGCGTCGAAGCCGAGGGCACCGAACTGCGCGTGCACTGGCAGACCAACTTCCTCTCTCCCGACGGCTACAGCCCCGTCATCACCGCCCAGGACTCGACCCACACGACGGGCCGACTCGCCGTCAGGGCGTCGGCCGGCGCGGTGTCCTTCGAGAACATCGCCGCCGCGGACCTCGTCACCAGCGTCCAAGGCTGGACGGCCCGCTCCGGCACCTGGACCCCCGACCTGCGCGGCATCCGCGGCGAGAACGGCCTGCGGACGGCTCCCTTCACCGACGGCGACCTGGTGGCGAGAGCCGACATCACCCCGGCCGGCACCTCGTCCTCGGCCGGTCTCGTCCTGCGCGCGTCCGCGAACGGCTCCGGCGGCTACGAGGCCCGCCTGGAAGCCGACCGGAACGCCGTCGTCCTGCTGGACCGCTCATCCGGCGCCCGCCTCGCCTCCGCTTCCGGCCCGGTCCGGCGCATCGCGTCCGGCGGCACGTACCGCGTCGAGGCCCGCGCGACGGGCAGGACGATCGAGGTGTACGTGGACGGCGTACGGGCGCTGAAAACCCGCGTGTCCCGCACCAGGGCCGCCACCGTCGGCACCACGGCCGCGCACGGGGCGTCGTACTTCCAGAACGTCGAGGTCCGCGGCACCGCCGACTACTTCACCGAGCCGTACCGCCCCACGTACCACTACTCCCAGCTCAGCGGCTCCACCAGCGACCCCAACGGCCTGGTCCACTACGACGGCGAATACCACCTCTTCCACCAGGACCAGGGCCGCTGGGCACACGCGGTCAGCATCGACCTCGTCCACTGGCAGGCCCTGCCGATCGCCCTGCCCTGGAACGAGTACGGCAACTGCTGGTCGGGCTCGGCGATCGTCGACGCCGACGACACCTCCGGCCTCTTCGACGGCGGCTCGGGCCTGATCGCGTACTACACCAGCTACCACCCGGACAAGCCGGGCGGAAACGCCAGCGTGCGCATCGCCTACAGCAAGGACAAGGGCCGCTCCTGGCAGTGGCACGGCGGATCGGCCCCGACCATTCAGAACCCGGGCGGCCCCGACGCCGGCTGGACGTTCCGCGACCCGAAGGTCATCCGCGACGAGGCCCACGACCAGTGGCTGATGGTGGTCTCCGGCGGCGACCACGTCCGCTTCTTCACCTCAACCGACCTGCTCACCTGGACCCAGGTCAGCTCCTTCGGTTACGGCGACTGGGTCACGCCGGGCGTCTGGGAGTGCCCCGACTTCTTCCCGCTCCGGGTCGACGGCGACGAGAACCGCGTCAAGTGGGTCCTCACCCTGAGCACGGGCGCCGTACGCGCCACGAACGGCTCGGCCGCCCAGTACTTCACCGGCGACTGGAACGGCATCAGCTTCCGCCCTGACCAGAGCGCCGGCGCGACCTTGCGCGCGGACTCCGGCCGCGACTACTACGCCGCCATGTCCTACTACGGCCTGGTCGACGGCCGCCGCGTCTGGCTCGGCTGGATGAGCAACTGGGACTACCCCTTCAGCGCCCCGACCGGCGCGTGGAACGGCCAGCTCAGCATCCCGCGGGAACTGACCCTCACGGACACCGCCGACGGCGTACGCCTGGCGCAGCGCCCGATTCCGGAGCTGTCCGCTCTGCGCACGTCCACCACGACCCGCAAGGACCTCTCCGTCAGCCCCGAATCCGCGAACCCGCTCGCGGGTGTGACGGGCATCGCCTACGAAATCGAGGCCGAGATCACCCTCGGCACCGCCACGGAGATCGGCTTCAAGCTCCGCGCCGACGACGACCAGCACACGACGGTCGGATACGACGCCGAGGCGAACCAACTCTTCGTGGACCGGTCGGAAGCGGGCCTGAGCGACTTCACCCAGTACTTCGCGGGCCGCACGACCGCAGCGATGAAGCCGGCCAGCGGCCGGGTGACCCTGCGCGTGTACGTCGATTCGTCATCGGTCGAGGCATTCGGCGCAGACGGCCAGGCCGCCGTGACAAGCCTGATCTTCCCCTCCCCGGCCGCCGACAGCATGGCCTTCTACACCAAGGGCGGCACCGCGCACATCGAGTCGCTCACGGTGCACCGGCTGGAGGGCACCTACCGCCTCGTGGACCAGGTGAAGCCGCTGGTGGCCACCTCGACCGGCGGTGAATTCCGCTCGGACCTCGGCAACTTGACGATCACCCCCGCCGGTCGTTGGTCGACGGACAGCGCAGGCCGCACCGGAACCTTCGACCAGGACTCCAACGCGATCTCAGCGCGCACGGCGACGGACCTGGACCTCACCACCCTGGTCCGGCTCGGCGGCCCCGCCCCGGACACAGGCGGCGCCCTCTCCCTCCTCTGGCGCGCCTCCTCCGACGGCACCAACGCCTACTGCCTCAACATCGACCCCGACCTACGGGTGATCCGCCTGGTCGCCAAGGCCAACGGCTTCTTCGACGACGGCGCCGCCCTCGCGCGCGTCCCGGCCCTGGTCCGCCGCGGCACCACGTATCCGGTCCGCATCCTGGCCCAAGGCGACCGCATCCAGGTGTTCCTCAACGGCGAGCAGATCATCAACGTGACGGACACGACGTACACCAACGGACACATCGGCCTCAACGTGTTCGGAGGGAGGGCGGCGTACCAGGACGCGTACGCGAAGGAGCTCTGA
- a CDS encoding ABC transporter permease yields the protein MTAIEIATATTPTAPARTSRRRGLVRQLIDSKKALTGLILLAVFALLALLAPVLAPGDPSLINSTGSQAPSTAHWLGTTAKGQDVLALTLWGARSSLFVGFTVGLVATAVAILVGLASAYFGRIVDDALTLVTNIFLLLPGLPLLIILAAFLPPGTSTVILVLVVTGWAGSARVLRAQAKSIRGKDFVAAAVVTGERPLRIMFREILPNMASVVMTTLLGCVIFGIGAQAGLEFLGLGDSSVVSWGTNLYWASNDGALMTGTWWAFIPSGLCIAFVAFALALVNYAVDEITNPRLRNRRARRERRG from the coding sequence ATGACCGCCATCGAGATCGCGACGGCCACCACGCCGACCGCCCCCGCACGCACGTCCCGCCGGCGCGGACTGGTGCGCCAGCTCATCGACAGCAAGAAGGCGCTGACCGGGCTGATCCTGCTCGCCGTCTTCGCGCTGCTGGCCCTGCTCGCTCCCGTTCTCGCACCGGGCGACCCGTCGCTCATCAACTCCACGGGCAGCCAGGCCCCCTCGACCGCACACTGGCTCGGTACGACCGCCAAGGGACAGGACGTGCTCGCCCTCACCCTGTGGGGCGCGCGCAGCTCCCTCTTCGTCGGGTTCACCGTGGGCCTCGTGGCGACCGCGGTCGCCATCCTCGTCGGCCTGGCGTCCGCGTACTTCGGCCGCATCGTGGACGACGCGCTGACCCTGGTCACCAACATCTTCCTGCTGCTGCCTGGCCTGCCGCTGCTCATCATCCTGGCCGCGTTCCTGCCGCCCGGGACCTCCACCGTGATCCTGGTGCTCGTCGTCACCGGCTGGGCGGGCTCGGCCCGGGTCCTGCGGGCGCAGGCCAAGTCGATCCGCGGCAAGGACTTCGTGGCCGCGGCCGTCGTCACCGGGGAGCGCCCGCTGCGGATCATGTTCCGCGAGATCCTGCCGAACATGGCGTCCGTGGTGATGACCACGCTGCTCGGCTGCGTGATCTTCGGCATCGGCGCCCAGGCCGGCCTGGAGTTCCTCGGCCTCGGCGACAGCAGCGTCGTCAGCTGGGGCACCAACCTGTACTGGGCCAGCAACGACGGCGCGCTGATGACCGGCACGTGGTGGGCCTTCATCCCCTCCGGACTGTGCATCGCCTTCGTCGCCTTCGCGCTCGCGCTGGTCAACTACGCGGTCGACGAGATCACCAACCCGAGGCTGCGCAACCGCCGTGCCCGACGTGAGAGGAGGGGCTGA
- a CDS encoding glycoside hydrolase family 32 protein, which yields MTHDLTLPSGTPVAEGLAERALRDPHRPRFHFTSPGGWLNDPNGLSHWNGVYHLFYQYNPLAAAHHRIHWGHATSTDLVHWADEPVALVPGSDGPDRDGCWSGVLVDDAGVPTLVYSGRHGEHELPCVARGSADLRYWTKDPANPVITAPPEGVDITAFRDHCVWREGQVWRQLVGSGIRGVGGTAFLYESDDLRSWRYVGPLLTGDASQNQGELDWTGTMWECVDLFRLGEDEEAGSTDVLVFSAWDEGTTHHPLYWTGRYQGDTFNPTALHRLDYGGRYFYAPQSTRDEHGRRIMFGWLQEGRTDEANAQAGWCGVMSLPRVVTLATDGGLHQAPAPELTELRRERVEVAPGRQADRYTRLPAVRGDQLDIETTLRLAPGATARLVVRETPDGAERTVVEVSRAQDGTGGTLLLRRETSSLDPTVDTEPRYGELPLGTNGRVDLRVLVDHSALEVFANGRALTARIYPTRPDEAVGVGIGADGDVALERFDAWQMASGFTNGPRPLWP from the coding sequence ATGACCCACGACCTCACCCTCCCCTCCGGCACTCCCGTCGCCGAGGGGCTGGCCGAACGCGCCCTGCGCGACCCCCACCGCCCCCGCTTCCACTTCACCTCGCCCGGCGGCTGGCTCAACGACCCCAACGGGCTGAGCCACTGGAACGGCGTCTACCACCTCTTCTACCAGTACAACCCGCTCGCCGCCGCCCACCACCGCATCCACTGGGGCCACGCCACCAGTACCGACCTCGTGCACTGGGCCGATGAGCCGGTCGCCCTGGTGCCAGGCTCGGACGGCCCGGACCGCGATGGCTGTTGGTCCGGTGTCCTGGTGGACGACGCGGGAGTGCCCACGCTCGTCTACTCGGGCAGGCACGGCGAGCATGAACTCCCGTGCGTGGCCAGGGGATCGGCGGATCTGAGGTACTGGACCAAGGACCCGGCCAACCCGGTCATCACCGCCCCGCCCGAGGGCGTCGACATCACGGCTTTCCGCGACCACTGCGTCTGGCGGGAGGGCCAGGTGTGGCGCCAGCTGGTGGGCTCGGGCATCCGGGGCGTCGGCGGAACGGCCTTCCTGTACGAATCCGACGACCTGCGCAGTTGGCGCTACGTCGGCCCCCTGCTGACCGGCGACGCCTCGCAGAATCAGGGCGAGCTCGACTGGACCGGCACGATGTGGGAGTGCGTCGACCTCTTCCGGCTCGGCGAGGACGAGGAGGCCGGCAGCACCGACGTGCTGGTCTTCTCCGCCTGGGACGAGGGCACCACCCACCACCCCCTGTACTGGACCGGCCGCTACCAGGGCGACACCTTCAACCCGACCGCCCTCCACCGCCTCGACTACGGCGGACGCTACTTCTACGCCCCCCAGTCCACTCGCGACGAGCACGGCCGCCGCATCATGTTCGGCTGGCTCCAGGAGGGACGAACGGACGAGGCGAACGCGCAGGCCGGCTGGTGCGGCGTGATGTCCCTGCCGAGGGTCGTCACGCTCGCCACGGACGGCGGCCTGCATCAGGCCCCGGCGCCGGAGCTGACCGAGCTGCGGCGGGAGCGCGTAGAGGTGGCTCCGGGCCGGCAGGCCGACCGGTACACCCGGCTGCCCGCCGTGCGCGGGGACCAGCTGGACATCGAGACGACCCTGCGTCTCGCTCCCGGAGCGACCGCCCGGCTCGTGGTCCGCGAGACACCGGACGGCGCGGAACGCACGGTCGTGGAGGTGAGCAGGGCGCAGGACGGAACGGGCGGCACCCTCCTCCTGCGCCGCGAGACCAGCAGCCTCGACCCGACGGTCGACACCGAACCCCGTTACGGCGAACTGCCGTTGGGCACCAACGGGCGGGTCGACCTGCGCGTCCTCGTCGACCACTCCGCACTGGAGGTCTTCGCCAACGGGCGTGCCCTCACCGCCCGCATCTACCCCACCCGCCCGGACGAGGCCGTCGGCGTCGGTATCGGCGCCGACGGCGACGTGGCGCTGGAGCGGTTCGACGCCTGGCAGATGGCGTCGGGCTTCACCAACGGACCCCGGCCGCTCTGGCCGTGA